Proteins from one Camelina sativa cultivar DH55 chromosome 8, Cs, whole genome shotgun sequence genomic window:
- the LOC104706385 gene encoding uncharacterized protein LOC104706385: MEKQDEERSIDASETSQSQLLDDDDSKVEVFDSVLKAMEKQNEEKTADSAETSQSQLVVDDDSKADTFDCVSKAMEKQNEERSTDAAATSQSQSVDDDSKVETNDCVWKAMENQNEEETADAAETSQSQSVDDDLKVETFDCLSNAMEKQSEDKTADAAETSQSQSVDDDLKVETFDCLSNAMEKQSEDKTADAAETSQSQSVDDDLKVETFDCLSNAMEKQSEDKTADAAETSQSQSVDDDLKVETFDCLSNAMEKQSEDKTADAAETSQSQSVDDDLKVETFDCLSNAMEKQSEDKTADAAETSQSQSVDDDLKVETFDCLSNAMEKQSEDKTADAAETSQSQSVDDDLKVETFDCLSNAMEKQSEDKTADAAETSQSQSVDDDLKVETFDCLSNAMEKQSEDKTADAAETSQSQSVDDDLKVETFDCLSNAMEKQSEDKTADAAETSQSQSVDDDLKVETFDCLSNAMEKQSEDKTADAAETSQSQSVDDDLKVETFDCLSNAMEKQSEDKTADAAETSQSQSVDDDLKVETFDCLSNAMEKQSEDKTADAAETSQSQSVDDDLKVETFDCLSNAMEKQSEDKTADAAETSQSQSVDDDLKVETFDCLSNAMEKQSEDKTADAAETSQSQSVDDDPTVGTFDCVLKPVEKQNEEKYADAAETSQSQSMVDDDSKVDTFDCVLKSMEKHIEEKSTDAAETSHSQSVDDGSKVETFDFVLKAQGLKEAGNKLFQKRDYYGAMFKYGEAIKILPKDHVEVSHVRANMASCYMQLEPGEFAKAIHECDLALSVTPDYSKALLKRARCYEALNKLDLALKDVCMVSKLDPKNPMASEISDKLKRTLESKGLTVKDSVIELPPDYVEPVEASPALWAKLRKARVKKIKKSNPVQEKSEGDNVETKQKNNNNLAADKGKEKIIDKQNQKKVKGKQQSEKRSDTSKEQEKVIIEEKLLEISGENVNMAVKFVYSDDIRLAKVPLNCTLLQLREVVHERFPGLRAVHIKYKDQEGDLVTITTDEELRMSEVSARSLNTMRFYVVEVSPEQDPFFGRLVEMKKLKISADSFKTKVNGKGACKVEDWMIEFARLFKIQAGVDSDKCLNLQELGMKLNSEAMEEVVTSDAAQGPFDKAAQQFQEVAARSLLKLGNVHLSGARKRLSLLRGVSGESGSEQLKTAYECVQREHIKAKEKYKEAMKIKSDLFEVFLAVGLQQFEEARLSWYYVLVSQLDLKTWPYSDVVQFYQCAESNIKISMEVLKNLETKPGSSTQDNSENVAGRLKLKSMVDVLLCAVLYERSIMEYKLDQPFWRESLEAAMEKFELAGTCRDDVVAIISEDYVAGNTLRDLRFHMEEILHIYNEIDEAKQWRNGISSDQLEDILNRRTANIFHMSNTGIQRG, translated from the exons ATGGAGAAGCAGGATGAGGAGAGATCTATAGATGCTTCTGAAACTAGCCAAAGTCAATTactggatgatgatgattcaaaggttgaagtttttgattctGTTTTGAAAGCCATGGAGAAACAGAATGAGGAAAAAACTGCAGATTCTGCTGAAACTAGCCAAAGTCAATTAGtggttgatgatgattcgaAGGCTGATACTTTTGATTGTGTTTCGAAAGCCATGGAGAAGCAGAATGAGGAGAGATCTACAGACGCTGCTGCAACTAGCCAAAGTCAATCAGTAGATGATGATTCAAAGGTTGAAACTAATGATTGTGTTTGGAAAGCCATGGAAAATCAGAATGAGGAAGAAACTGCAGATGCTGCTGAAACTAGCCAAAGTCAATCAGTGGATGATGAtttaaaggttgaaacttttgatTGTCTTTCGAACGCCATGGAGAAGCAGAGTGAGGATAAAACTGCAGATGCTGCTGAAACTAGCCAAAGTCAATCAGTGGATGATGAtttaaaggttgaaacttttgatTGTCTTTCGAACGCCATGGAGAAGCAGAGTGAGGATAAAACTGCAGATGCTGCTGAAACTAGCCAAAGTCAATCAGTGGATGATGAtttaaaggttgaaacttttgatTGTCTTTCGAACGCCATGGAGAAGCAGAGTGAGGATAAAACTGCAGATGCTGCTGAAACTAGCCAAAGTCAATCAGTGGATGATGAtttaaaggttgaaacttttgatTGTCTTTCGAACGCCATGGAGAAGCAGAGTGAGGATAAAACTGCAGATGCTGCTGAAACTAGCCAAAGTCAATCAGTGGATGATGAtttaaaggttgaaacttttgatTGTCTTTCGAACGCCATGGAGAAGCAGAGTGAGGATAAAACTGCAGATGCTGCTGAAACTAGCCAAAGTCAATCAGTGGATGATGAtttaaaggttgaaacttttgatTGTCTTTCGAACGCCATGGAGAAGCAGAGTGAGGATAAAACTGCAGATGCTGCTGAAACTAGCCAAAGTCAATCAGTGGATGATGAtttaaaggttgaaacttttgatTGTCTTTCGAACGCCATGGAGAAGCAGAGTGAGGATAAAACTGCAGATGCTGCTGAAACTAGCCAAAGTCAATCAGTGGATGATGAtttaaaggttgaaacttttgatTGTCTTTCGAACGCCATGGAGAAGCAGAGTGAGGATAAAACTGCAGATGCTGCTGAAACTAGCCAAAGTCAATCAGTGGATGATGAtttaaaggttgaaacttttgatTGTCTTTCGAACGCCATGGAGAAGCAGAGTGAGGATAAAACTGCAGATGCTGCTGAAACTAGCCAAAGTCAATCAGTGGATGATGAtttaaaggttgaaacttttgatTGTCTTTCGAACGCCATGGAGAAGCAGAGTGAGGATAAAACTGCAGATGCTGCTGAAACTAGCCAAAGTCAATCAGTGGATGATGAtttaaaggttgaaacttttgatTGTCTTTCGAACGCCATGGAGAAGCAGAGTGAGGATAAAACTGCAGATGCTGCTGAAACTAGCCAAAGTCAATCAGTGGATGATGAtttaaaggttgaaacttttgatTGTCTTTCGAACGCCATGGAGAAGCAGAGTGAGGATAAAACTGCAGATGCTGCTGAAACTAGCCAAAGTCAATCAGTGGATGATGAtttaaaggttgaaacttttgatTGTCTTTCGAACGCCATGGAGAAGCAGAGTGAGGATAAAACTGCAGATGCTGCTGAAACTAGCCAAAGTCAATCAGTGGATGATGAtttaaaggttgaaacttttgatTGTCTTTCGAACGCCATGGAGAAGCAGAGTGAGGATAAAACTGCAGATGCTGCTGAAACTAGCCAAAGTCAATCAGTGGATGACGATCCAACGGTTGGAacttttgattgtgttttgaaACCCGTGGAGAAACAGAATGAGGAGAAATATGCAGATGCTGCTGAAACTAGCCAAAGTCAATCAATGGTAGATGATGATTCAAAGGTTGATacttttgattgtgttttgaaATCCATGGAGAAGCACATTGAGGAGAAATCTACAGATGCTGCTGAGACTAGCCATAGTCAGTCAGTGGATGATGGTTcaaaggttgaaacttttgattttgttttgaaagcACAAGGGTTGAAGGAAGCAGGGAACAAGCTGTTTCAGAAGAGAGATTATTATGGTGCAATGTTTAAATATGGTGAAGCAATCAAGATACTTCCTAAGGATCATGTAGAGGTTTCTCATGTTCGGGCTAATATGGCTTCTTGTTATATGCAATTGGAACCTGGCGAGTTTGCCAAAGCCATTCATGAATGTGATTTAGCACTTAGTGTTACTCCTGATTATAGCAAAGCACTGTTGAAGAGGGCTAGATGTTATGAGGCCTTGAATAAGTTGGATTTGGCGTTGAAAGATGTTTGTATGGTTTCGAAGCTGGATCCGAAGAATCCTATGGCGTCTGAAATTTCTGACAAGCTTAAGAGAACTTTAGAGAGCAAAGGGTTAACGGTCAAAGATTCCGTGATAGAGTTGCCTCCAGATTATGTTGAACCTGTTGAGGCTTCCCCTGCACTGTGGGCTAAACTTCGCAAGGCACGAgtgaagaaaattaaaaagagcaATCCAGTGCAAGAGAAGAGCGAGGGCGATAACGTAGAGACAAAGCAGAAGAATAACAACAATCTTGCAGCTGATAAGGGCAAGGAAAAGATTATCGATAAGCAGAAtcaaaagaaagtaaaagggAAACAGCAGTCGGAGAAGAGAAGTGATACGAGCAAGGAACAGGAAAAAGTAATAATTGAGGAGAAACTTTTGGAGATAAGTGGTGAAAATGTAAACATGGCTGTGAAATTCGTATACTCTGATGACATAAGATTGGCTAAAGTGCCTCTAAACTGCACTCTTCTTCAACTTAGGGAAGTTGTTCATGAGCGTTTCCCTGGCTTAAGGGCAGTTCATATTAAGTACAAGGACCAAGAAGGAGATTTAGTGACAATCACAACAGATGAAGAGCTAAGAATGAGTGAGGTGTCAGCAAGGTCACTGAACACTATGAGATTTTATGTAGTGGAAGTTAGTCCTGAGCAGGATCCCTTTTTTGGAAGATTAGTTGAGATGAAGAAGCTCAAAATATCCGCTGATTCTTTTAAGACCAAGGTAAATGGAAAAGGTGCGTGTAAAGTTGAGGATTGGATGATCGAATTTGCTCGGCTCTTTAAGATCCAGGCCGGCGTTGATTCTGATAAATGCTTGAATCTTCAAGAACTAGGGATGAAACTCAATTCAGAAGCTATGGAGGAGGTGGTAACGTCTGATGCAGCTCAAGGGCCTTTTGACAAAGCAGCTCAGCAATTCCAAGAAGTGGCAGCACGATCATTGTTAAAGTTGGGAAATGTGCACTTGTCAGGGGCACGGAAAAGGTTGAGCCTCCTACGAGGTGTGTCTGGAGAATCTGGCTCTGAACAACTCAAAACTGCTTATGAATGCGTTCAAAGGGAGCacataaaagcaaaagaaaagtaCAAAGAGGCCATGAAAATAAAGTCGGATTTGTTTGAAGTCTTCCTGGCAGTAGGTCTGCAGCAGTTTGAGGAAGCAAGACTTTCATGGTACTATGTGCTTGTCAGTCAACTTGATTTGAAAACATGGCCATATTCAGATGTAGTACAGTTTTATCAATGCGCCGAAAGCAATATCAAAATCTCTATGGAAGTGTTAAAAAATCTGGAAACCAAGCCGGGTAGCTCAACTCAAGATAACTCAGAAAACGTAGCAGGAAGGCTAAAGTTAAAGTCAATGGTAGATGTTTTATTGTGTGCTGTACTTTACGAGAGATCTATCATGGAGTACAAACTTGACCAACCATTCTGGCGAGAGAGTTTAGAAGCTGCAATGGAGAAGTTTGAGTTAGCTGGAACTTGTAGGGACGATGTTGTTGCGATAATAAGTGAAGACTATGTGGCAGGCAATACATTACGAG ATCTAAGGTTTCACATGGAAGagatattacatatatataatgagaTAGATGAAGCAAAACAATGGAGAAATGGGATCTCTTCAGACCAGTTGGAAGATATATTAAACAGGAGGACtgcaaatatttttcatatgtcAAATACAGGAATCCAACGTGGTTAA